A part of Streptomyces sp. DSM 40750 genomic DNA contains:
- a CDS encoding Dps family protein, with protein sequence MYVVKSPLSEADLKTVSEALQGALVDLVDLSLLAKQIHWNVVGPRFRSVHLQLDEVVDTARLHSDTVAERASTLGVSPDGRAGTVAASSGIGRVPDGWVKDTDAVGTLVDALRAVITRMRARVESTAEADPVSQDIFIGITADLEKHHWMFQAENG encoded by the coding sequence ATGTACGTGGTGAAGAGCCCGCTGTCCGAGGCCGATCTCAAGACCGTCTCCGAGGCGCTGCAAGGTGCGCTGGTCGATCTTGTCGATCTCTCCCTCCTGGCCAAGCAGATCCACTGGAATGTGGTCGGGCCGCGCTTCCGTTCCGTGCACCTTCAGCTGGACGAGGTCGTGGACACCGCCCGGCTGCACTCCGACACGGTCGCCGAACGCGCTTCCACCCTCGGTGTCTCACCGGACGGGCGGGCCGGGACGGTGGCCGCGAGCAGCGGTATCGGCAGGGTTCCCGACGGCTGGGTCAAGGACACGGACGCGGTGGGGACCCTGGTGGACGCGCTCCGCGCGGTGATCACCCGGATGCGGGCGCGGGTGGAGAGCACCGCCGAGGCGGATCCGGTGAGCCAGGACATCTTCATCGGGATCACGGCGGATCTTGAGAAGCACCACTGGATGTTCCAGGCGGAGAACGGGTAG
- a CDS encoding helix-turn-helix domain-containing protein, translating into MSIGNSPDGNFPEDERPFEDDRDERSAERPSIGRALQQARIAAGLTVDDVSNATRVRIAIVHAIEQDDFAPCGGDVYARGHLRTLARAVRIDPVPLLAQFDEAHGGRPAPTPAAPLFEAERIRPERRGPNWTAAMVAAIVAVIGFVGFTAFNGGDDGDSTQVAEGSTPTTSKPASPTPKADKPDADPKPDPTDSAIAAAPRDKVTVQVSAADGRSWISAKDHNGQLLWDGLLKQGETKTFQDSSKIDLVLGDAGAIQLYVNGKKIKDDFQPGQVERLTYTKGDPEVG; encoded by the coding sequence GTGTCCATCGGCAACTCCCCTGACGGCAACTTCCCCGAAGACGAGCGTCCGTTCGAAGACGACCGTGACGAACGCTCGGCGGAACGCCCCTCGATCGGCCGTGCCCTCCAGCAGGCACGTATCGCGGCCGGGCTGACCGTCGACGACGTCAGCAACGCCACCCGGGTCCGCATCGCCATCGTGCACGCGATCGAGCAGGACGACTTCGCCCCCTGTGGTGGCGACGTCTACGCGCGCGGTCACCTCCGCACCCTCGCGCGCGCGGTGCGCATCGATCCCGTTCCGCTGCTCGCGCAGTTCGACGAGGCGCACGGCGGGAGGCCCGCGCCGACCCCGGCGGCCCCGCTGTTCGAGGCGGAGCGCATCCGGCCCGAGCGGCGCGGCCCCAACTGGACCGCCGCCATGGTCGCCGCGATCGTCGCGGTGATCGGCTTCGTCGGCTTCACCGCGTTCAACGGCGGCGACGACGGCGACAGTACGCAGGTCGCCGAGGGCTCCACACCGACCACCAGCAAGCCCGCCTCGCCCACGCCCAAGGCCGACAAGCCCGACGCCGACCCGAAGCCCGACCCGACCGACAGCGCCATCGCGGCCGCGCCCCGCGACAAGGTGACCGTCCAGGTCAGCGCCGCCGACGGCCGCAGTTGGATCTCAGCCAAGGACCACAACGGCCAGCTCCTGTGGGACGGCCTCCTCAAGCAGGGCGAGACCAAGACCTTCCAGGACAGCTCCAAGATCGATCTCGTCCTCGGCGACGCCGGGGCCATCCAGCTCTACGTCAACGGCAAGAAGATCAAGGACGACTTCCAGCCCGGCCAGGTCGAACGCCTGACGTACACGAAGGGCGACCCCGAGGTCGGATAG
- a CDS encoding SDR family NAD(P)-dependent oxidoreductase — MPIPAYDLTGRTAFVTGAGSGIGRASAALLAEAGATVHCADRDAQGLHETATLIKARSGTAHTHHLDVTDRTQLAQAVAACEQLHVMAAIAGIMHSSPVLETLDEDLDRLWNVNFKGVLHACREAAHRMIADGTRGSIVTMASGAVDTGGPGLLCYGVTKAAVVQLTKTLATEVGRHGIRVNAVAPGWIRTPMTDRHDSEAQARTESFMARLSPLGRVGEPDDIAHAVLHLASDASAFTTGQILRPNGGVAMPW, encoded by the coding sequence ATGCCCATCCCGGCGTACGACCTCACCGGCCGCACCGCGTTCGTCACCGGCGCCGGCAGCGGTATCGGCCGCGCGTCGGCCGCGCTGCTCGCCGAGGCGGGCGCCACCGTGCACTGCGCGGACCGCGACGCACAGGGCCTGCACGAGACGGCGACCTTGATCAAGGCCAGAAGCGGCACCGCACACACCCACCACCTCGACGTCACCGACCGCACCCAGCTCGCGCAAGCGGTGGCCGCCTGCGAACAGCTCCATGTGATGGCGGCGATCGCCGGCATCATGCACAGCAGCCCGGTGCTGGAGACCCTGGACGAGGACCTCGACCGACTGTGGAACGTCAACTTCAAAGGCGTGCTCCACGCCTGCCGGGAAGCGGCCCACCGGATGATCGCCGACGGGACGCGGGGCAGCATTGTCACCATGGCCTCCGGCGCCGTCGACACCGGCGGTCCGGGGTTGCTCTGCTACGGCGTGACCAAGGCCGCAGTGGTCCAGCTGACGAAGACCCTGGCGACGGAGGTCGGCCGGCACGGCATCCGCGTCAACGCGGTCGCGCCGGGCTGGATCCGTACGCCCATGACCGATCGCCACGACAGCGAGGCACAGGCGCGGACGGAGTCCTTCATGGCCCGGCTGTCACCGCTGGGCCGGGTCGGGGAGCCCGACGACATCGCGCACGCCGTGCTGCACCTCGCCTCCGACGCCTCGGCGTTCACCACGGGCCAGATCCTCCGCCCGAACGGCGGGGTGGCCATGCCCTGGTGA
- a CDS encoding CinA family protein produces the protein MTSTTADVLRLLTVRGETLAVAESLTGGLVAAAITAVPGSSKVFRGSVTAYATELKHQLLGVDATLLDQHGAVDPQVAAQMAEGVRKALGADWGISTTGVAGPEPQDGQPVGTVHVAVAGPSATVSGVFGGGKVSSLRLNGGRTEIRMESVRSVLALLLQELAGEQTGNERAQDTEQNGGT, from the coding sequence TTGACTTCCACGACCGCCGACGTGCTGCGACTACTGACGGTGAGGGGCGAGACGCTCGCTGTCGCCGAGTCGCTGACCGGTGGTCTGGTCGCGGCCGCGATCACCGCGGTCCCGGGGTCCTCCAAGGTCTTCCGGGGCTCGGTCACCGCGTACGCCACCGAGCTGAAGCACCAGCTGCTCGGTGTCGATGCCACCCTCCTGGACCAGCATGGAGCGGTGGATCCGCAGGTCGCGGCCCAGATGGCGGAGGGCGTACGCAAGGCGCTCGGCGCCGACTGGGGGATTTCGACCACCGGAGTCGCCGGCCCGGAACCACAGGACGGCCAGCCCGTCGGCACGGTCCATGTGGCCGTCGCCGGGCCCTCCGCGACGGTTTCCGGCGTATTCGGTGGCGGGAAAGTGTCGTCGTTGCGGTTGAACGGCGGCCGGACGGAAATCCGTATGGAGAGTGTACGGAGCGTACTCGCACTGCTCCTTCAGGAGCTTGCGGGCGAACAGACCGGGAATGAGCGGGCACAGGATACGGAACAGAACGGGGGGACTTGA
- the pgsA gene encoding CDP-diacylglycerol--glycerol-3-phosphate 3-phosphatidyltransferase — protein sequence MTGVPASAAGGTSGAKGATSASGVPSAPSAPGGPKSVRGGKLGAAAVNQASLWNIANILTMVRLVLVPGFVVLMLMDGGYDPVWRAWAWAAFAVAMITDVFDGHLARTYDLVTDFGKIADPIADKAIMGAALICLSSLGDLPWWVTGVILGRELGITLLRFIVIRYGVIPASRGGKLKTLTQGVAVGMYVLVLEGPLATLRWWVMAGAVVLTVVTGLDYVRQAIVLRRQGIAEREAAAEEAER from the coding sequence ATGACGGGAGTCCCGGCATCCGCGGCGGGCGGCACCTCCGGCGCCAAGGGCGCTACCAGCGCCTCCGGCGTTCCCAGCGCCCCGAGCGCTCCCGGAGGCCCGAAGTCCGTGCGGGGCGGGAAGCTGGGCGCTGCCGCCGTCAACCAGGCCAGCCTCTGGAACATCGCGAACATCCTCACCATGGTCCGCCTGGTGCTCGTGCCGGGCTTCGTCGTGCTGATGCTCATGGACGGCGGGTACGACCCGGTCTGGCGGGCCTGGGCATGGGCCGCCTTCGCCGTCGCCATGATCACCGATGTCTTCGACGGCCACCTGGCCCGGACGTACGACCTCGTCACCGACTTCGGGAAGATCGCCGACCCCATAGCCGACAAGGCGATCATGGGTGCCGCGTTGATCTGTCTGTCGTCCCTCGGTGATCTGCCCTGGTGGGTGACGGGGGTCATCCTCGGCCGGGAACTCGGGATCACCCTTCTGCGTTTCATCGTCATCCGGTACGGAGTCATCCCGGCCAGCCGCGGCGGCAAGCTGAAGACCCTCACGCAGGGCGTGGCCGTCGGGATGTACGTCCTGGTGCTGGAGGGGCCCCTGGCCACCCTGAGGTGGTGGGTGATGGCCGGGGCGGTCGTCCTGACCGTCGTCACCGGACTCGACTATGTGAGACAGGCCATTGTGCTGCGCCGGCAGGGAATCGCCGAGCGCGAGGCCGCGGCGGAGGAGGCGGAACGTTGA
- the rimO gene encoding 30S ribosomal protein S12 methylthiotransferase RimO — MPERRTVALVTLGCARNEVDSEELAGRLEADGWELVEDAEEADVAVVNTCGFVEAAKKDSVDALLEANDLKGHGRTQAVVAVGCMAERYGKELAEALPEADGVLGFDDYADISDRLQTILNGGIHASHTPRDRRKLLPISPAERQESAAEVALPGHAPVDLPEGLAPASGPRSPLRRRLDGSPVASVKLASGCDRRCSFCAIPSFRGSFISRRPSDVLNETRWLAEQGVKEVMLVSENNTSYGKDLGDIRLLESLLPELAEVDGIERVRVSYLQPAEMRPGLIDVLTSTPKVVPYFDLSFQHSAPAVLRSMRRFGDTDRFLELLDTIRGKAPEAGVRSNFIVGFPGETEDDLAELERFLNGARLDAIGVFGYSDEEGTEAATYENKLDEDVVAERLARISRLAEELVSQRAEERVGQTVRVLVESVDGDEGAYGRAAHQAPETDGQVLFTSGEGLSVGLMVEAKVVGTEGVDLVAEVLPGSLGSLVCTEEAAR; from the coding sequence ATGCCTGAACGCCGTACCGTCGCACTCGTCACTCTTGGCTGCGCCCGTAACGAGGTGGACTCGGAGGAGCTCGCAGGCCGCTTGGAGGCGGACGGCTGGGAGCTCGTCGAGGACGCCGAGGAAGCGGACGTCGCGGTCGTCAACACCTGTGGCTTCGTCGAAGCCGCCAAGAAGGACTCCGTCGACGCGCTCCTGGAGGCCAACGACCTCAAGGGACATGGCAGAACCCAGGCCGTCGTTGCGGTCGGCTGCATGGCCGAGCGGTACGGCAAGGAGCTCGCCGAGGCGCTGCCCGAGGCCGACGGCGTGCTCGGCTTCGACGACTACGCGGACATCTCCGACCGCCTCCAGACCATCCTGAACGGCGGCATCCACGCCTCGCACACCCCGCGCGACCGGCGCAAGCTGCTGCCGATCAGCCCGGCCGAGCGCCAGGAGTCCGCGGCCGAGGTCGCGCTTCCGGGGCACGCCCCCGTCGATCTCCCGGAAGGCCTCGCTCCGGCTTCCGGGCCGCGCTCACCGCTGCGCCGCCGTCTGGACGGCTCGCCTGTCGCCTCCGTGAAGCTCGCCTCCGGCTGCGACCGCCGCTGCTCCTTCTGCGCCATCCCCTCCTTCCGCGGCTCCTTCATCTCGCGCCGTCCCTCGGACGTGCTGAACGAGACGCGCTGGCTGGCCGAGCAGGGCGTCAAGGAGGTCATGCTGGTCTCCGAGAACAACACCTCGTACGGCAAGGACCTGGGCGACATCCGGCTGCTGGAGTCCCTGCTGCCCGAGCTCGCCGAGGTCGACGGCATCGAGCGGGTGCGTGTGAGCTATCTCCAGCCCGCCGAGATGCGGCCGGGCCTCATCGACGTGCTCACTTCCACACCCAAGGTCGTGCCCTACTTCGACCTGTCCTTCCAGCACTCCGCCCCCGCCGTGCTGCGCTCGATGCGCCGCTTCGGCGACACCGACCGCTTCCTGGAACTGCTCGACACCATCCGTGGCAAGGCCCCCGAGGCCGGGGTGCGGTCCAACTTCATCGTGGGCTTCCCCGGCGAGACCGAGGACGACCTCGCGGAGCTGGAGCGGTTCCTGAACGGCGCGAGACTGGACGCCATCGGTGTCTTCGGGTACTCCGACGAGGAGGGCACCGAAGCGGCGACGTACGAGAACAAGCTGGACGAGGACGTGGTCGCCGAGCGCCTCGCGCGCATCTCGCGGCTGGCGGAGGAGCTGGTCTCGCAGCGCGCCGAGGAGCGTGTCGGACAGACCGTGCGCGTGCTGGTCGAGTCGGTCGACGGGGACGAGGGCGCCTACGGCCGGGCCGCGCACCAGGCGCCCGAGACGGACGGTCAGGTGCTGTTCACGAGCGGCGAGGGTTTGAGCGTCGGCCTTATGGTCGAGGCGAAGGTGGTCGGCACCGAAGGCGTCGACCTGGTGGCCGAGGTGCTTCCGGGCTCGCTCGGTTCCCTCGTGTGTACTGAGGAGGCGGCCAGATGA
- a CDS encoding helix-turn-helix domain-containing protein, which yields MILLRRLLGDVLRRQRQRQGRTLREVSSSARVSLGYLSEVERGQKEASSELLSAICDALDVRMSELMREVSDELALAELAQSAAATEPVPAPVRRPMLNSVSVAGVPPERVTIKAPAEAVDVVAA from the coding sequence ATGATTCTGCTCCGTCGCCTGCTTGGTGACGTGCTGCGTCGGCAGCGCCAGCGCCAGGGCCGTACTCTGCGCGAAGTCTCCTCGTCCGCCCGAGTCTCACTCGGCTATCTCTCCGAGGTGGAGCGGGGGCAGAAGGAGGCTTCCTCCGAGCTGCTCTCCGCCATTTGCGACGCGCTGGACGTACGGATGTCCGAGCTCATGCGGGAAGTGAGCGACGAGCTCGCCCTTGCCGAGCTGGCCCAGTCCGCAGCGGCCACCGAGCCGGTGCCAGCACCAGTGCGTCGACCCATGCTCAACTCCGTCTCGGTGGCCGGTGTGCCACCGGAGCGGGTCACGATCAAGGCGCCCGCCGAAGCGGTGGATGTCGTCGCGGCGTGA